Part of the Leifsonia soli genome is shown below.
GTGGCCAAGGAGTACGTCGCAACGCGCGTGGACGAGGACGGCGTTCTCGTGCTCAGCGAGTTCGCGGGCGCCTCCGACGAGCTGCGGCAGGCCCTCCTGATCAACCCGCACGACATCGAGGGGCTCAAGGAGACCGTCCTGCAGGCGCTCGCCATGCCGCGCCGCGACCGCACACGGCGAATGCGCGCGCTGCGCAAGAAGGTGCTCACGAACGACGTCGCCCGCTGGTCGGCGTCCTTCCTCGACGCGCTGACCCGCAGCGCGCACGGGGACCACCCGCTCCAGAACCCGCCGGTCAACCGGCGCTGAGCCGCATCCACCCCACCCTCCCGCAGAAAGACCCATGACCGACACCGCCTCGCACCGCCCGCCCGCCTCCGCCATCGCCCTCGCTTCTGCGCTCCAGGAGCTGGCGCGGACGGATCGGCTGCTGCTCGCCCTCGACTTCGACGGGACGCTCGCGCCGTTCGTCGACGTGACGCGCGGCGCCCGCGCGCTGCCCGAGTCGAAAGCAGCGCTCGACAGGCTCGAGCACCTGCCGGACACGTGGGTCGCCTACGTCTCCGGACGGCCGCTGTCGAGCCTCGAGACCGTGACGGAGGCCGACGAGGACGCCCTGCTGGTCGGCTCGCACGGCGTCGAGATCCGTTTCGGCCGCGACGGCGTCAGCCTCGATCTCGACGCCCGGGAGCAGGACACCCTGGCTCGGCTCGGCGCGGCGCTGCAGGCGCTTGTCGACGACATCCCGGACACCAAGCTGGAGACCAAGCCGGTCGGGTTCGGGGTGCACTACCGCCGGGTGTCCGCCGGACGCGGACCGGAGGTCGTCGCCCGCGCCCGCGAGGCCGCCGCGGCGGTGAGCGACGAGCTGACCATCCGCGACGGCAAGGACATCATCGAGTTCTCCATCCGCGGCGCGGACAAGGGCGATGGCGTCGAGCGCCTCCGCGAGTACACGCACGCGACCGCCGTGCTCTTCGCCGGCGACGACGTCACCGACGAGGACGGCTTCGCCGTGCTGCACCCCGAGCGCGGCGACGTCGGCATCAAGGTGGGCGCGGGGGAGACGGCCGCGCAGTACCGCGTCGCCGACGAGCGCGCGATCGCCACCCTGCTGGGCCTGCTGGCGCAGGCGCGTGAGGCGCACCTGAAGTCGTCAACAGACTGACGCCCGATCGGGTTGTCCACCGGTCGCCGACGCATGGTCGGAGCGGCATTCGAGACGTCCTAGAGTTGTTCCATGCCAGAAGTCGATTGGAAGCCGCGTTCGCGCGTCGTCACGGACGGGATCGAAGCCACCACCAGCCGCGGGATGCTCCGCGCCGTCGGCATGGGAGACGAAGACTGGGAGAAGCCGCAGATCGGCATCGCCAGCTCGTGGAACGAGATCACGCCATGCAACCTCTCGCTCGACCGCCTCGCGCAGGGCGCCAAGGAAGGCGTGCACGCGGGCGGCGGGTACCCGCTCCAGTTCGGCACCATCTCCGTCTCCGACGGCATCTCGATGGGCCATGAGGGCATGCACTTCTCGCTCGTGTCGCGCGAGGTCATCGCCGACTCGGTCGAGACCGTCATGATGGCCGAGCGCC
Proteins encoded:
- the otsB gene encoding trehalose-phosphatase, translated to MTDTASHRPPASAIALASALQELARTDRLLLALDFDGTLAPFVDVTRGARALPESKAALDRLEHLPDTWVAYVSGRPLSSLETVTEADEDALLVGSHGVEIRFGRDGVSLDLDAREQDTLARLGAALQALVDDIPDTKLETKPVGFGVHYRRVSAGRGPEVVARAREAAAAVSDELTIRDGKDIIEFSIRGADKGDGVERLREYTHATAVLFAGDDVTDEDGFAVLHPERGDVGIKVGAGETAAQYRVADERAIATLLGLLAQAREAHLKSSTD